A single region of the Schizosaccharomyces osmophilus chromosome 3, complete sequence genome encodes:
- the rhp26 gene encoding SNF2 family DNA-dependent ATPase (ERCC6) Rhp26-like, which produces MDSNQDLTHLGVFTVDQASLERDVTNSADQYITSETKEIERKRLEKVEKEIYAVEKKSRQLEARIDSRLTQISVKGNLRKQLDKFRATLQNLKSDENDIKLRMEGIDEGQQAVFADPHALEEAERQELIRTGKITPFGRFSGIDNESSNIGGHQLSSQAIPQEPEAIDNTITKNISIEQNEEQEFGLKQEKDEDYAQVENVGEQETTSAVDDGDNLVYRKRLHSWCTERNQLRQKSEQAKPEKSETFAEEVSTNHSSLNEDTEEWFKPHPTKRGQTYKGGFTIPGDIRPHLFRYQVTCVQWLWELYSQEAGGIIGDEMGLGKTIQIVSFLSSLHHSRMYEKPALIVCPATLMKQWVNEFHQWWGPLRVVVLHATGSGALATREKRQYQSLEEEDDVAEIINPNASKSFHSYAKALVDSVFTEGHVLITTYAGLRLYSDLLLPREWGYCVLDEGHKIRNPDSEMSVNCKQVKTPHRIILSGTPIQNNLIELWNLFDFVFPGRLGTLPVFQNQFALPINIGGYANASNVQVQTAYKCACMLRDLISPYLLRRMKLDVASDLPKKSEQVLFCKLTPLQRKAYQDFLNGSDMQKILNGKRQMLYGIDILRKICNHPDLVIREFISQKKDYYYGDPEKSGKLKVVMSLLQLWKKQKHRTLLFSQTRQMLDILESSIKDIPGLRYCRMDGGTSIGLRHGLVDNFNKNGIYDVFLLTTRVGGLGINLTGADRVILFDPDWNPSTDAQARERAWRLGQKRDVVVYRLMTAGTIEEKIYHRQIFKQFLTNKILKDPKQRRFFKMTDLHDLFSLGNDKEEGTETGNMFLGAERVFKKQPSSHGEEKSGKQKSRKEVDGNNPEEKNRKVFDKIGIASMEKFKPPEDTGVTKGTSSKNTRGDESVLDDIFASAGIQSTLKHDEIMEASQPETLLVEKEASRVANDAVRAVANSRRQRVAANRNKTDPPTGNISRQNIASASPQASGPVSSSTLLARLKQRR; this is translated from the coding sequence ATGGATTCAAATCAGGACTTGACCCATTTAGGAGTGTTCACTGTCGATCAGGCTAGTTTGGAGCGCGATGTGACAAATTCAGCAGATCAATATATCACTAGTGAGACGAAAGaaatcgaaagaaaaagattagAAAAAGTAGAGAAGGAGATTTATGctgtagaaaaaaaaagtcgtCAGCTTGAAGCGCGAATTGATAGTCGCTTGACGCAAATTAGCGTGAAAGGAAATCTTCGAAAGCAGCTCGACAAGTTTCGCGCAACgcttcaaaatttaaaatcCGACGAAAATGATATCAAATTGCGCATGGAAGGCATTGATGAGGGCCAACAGGCTGTATTTGCTGACCCTCATGCACTTGAAGAAGCCGAGCGCCAAGAATTAATTCGTACTGGTAAAATTACACCTTTTGGTAGGTTTTCTGGTATTGATAACGAAAGTTCAAACATTGGTGGACATCAATTAAGTAGTCAGGCGATACCTCAAGAACCTGAAGCTATTGATAACACGATTACCAAGAACATTAGTATAGAGCAAAATGAAGAGCAAGAATTTGGGCtaaaacaagagaaagacGAAGATTATGCACAAGTCGAGAATGTTGGTGAACAAGAGACTACTTCAGCTGTGGATGATGGTGATAATTTGGTGTATCGTAAGCGTCTACATTCATGGTGTACTGAGCGCAATCAATTACGCCAAAAATCAGAACAAGCGAAGCCAGAAAAATCTGAGACTTTTGCTGAAGAAGTTTCTACTAACCATTCTTCATTAAATGAAGATACAGAAGAATGGTTTAAACCGCATCCTACCAAACGTGGCCAAACTTACAAAGGCGGATTCACCATTCCCGGCGATATTCGACCCCATCTTTTTCGATATCAAGTTACATGTGTACAGTGGCTATGGGAACTTTATAGCCAAGAAGCAGGAGGCATCATTGGTGATGAAATGGGGCTAGGAAAAACAATACAAATTgtatcttttctttcttcactTCACCATTCAAGGATGTATGAAAAACCAGCTTTGATTGTCTGTCCGGCCACTTTAATGAAACAATGGGTCAATGAATTTCACCAGTGGTGGGGTCCGTTACGTGTTGTTGTTTTGCATGCCACAGGCAGTGGTGCTCTTGCTACGCGAGAAAAAAGGCAGTACCAGTCTTTGGAGGAAGAGGATGATGTAGCAGAAATTATAAACCCAAATGCTTCTAAGTCTTTCCATAGCTATGCCAAAGCATTAGTGGATAGCGTGTTTACTGAAGGCCATGTTCTAATTACAACGTATGCCGGGTTACGCCTTTACAGTGATTTATTATTACCACGGGAATGGGGTTATTGTGTTTTAGATGAAGGACATAAAATTCGGAACCCGGATTCCGAAATGTCTGTGAATTGTAAGCAAGTAAAAACCCCTCATCGAATCATTTTATCAGGTACTCCTATTCAAAACAACTTAATTGAACTTTGGAATTTATtcgattttgtttttcccgGTCGATTAGGAACGCTTcctgttttccaaaatcaatttgCTCTTCCTATTAATATTGGTGGTTATGCAAATGCGTCGAATGTCCAAGTACAAACTGCTTACAAGTGTGCTTGTATGCTTCGTGATTTAATCTCTCCATATTTATTACGAAGAATGAAATTAGACGTGGCCTCAGACCTACCCAAAAAATCCGAgcaagttttgttttgtaagCTAACTCCTCTTCAACGCAAAGCCTACCAAGATTTCTTGAATGGTTCAGATAtgcaaaaaattttaaatgGAAAACGTCAAATGCTATATGGGATCGATATTCTAAGAAAAATATGTAATCATCCAGATTTGGTTATTCGTGAATTTATATCTCAAAAGAAGGACTATTATTATGGAGATCCCGAAAAGTCCGGAAAACTGAAGGTTGTAATGTCTCTGTTACagctttggaagaagcaaaagcacCGCACATTACTTTTTTCCCAAACACGACAAATGCTTGATATTTTAGAGAGCAGCATTAAAGATATTCCTGGACTTCGTTACTGTCGTATGGACGGAGGGACTTCAATTGGTCTTCGACATGGTTTAGTCGATAATTTTAACAAAAACGGTATATATGATGTGTTTTTATTAACAACTCGTGTTGGTGGATTGGGCATCAATTTAACAGGAGCCGATCGTGTTATTCTATTCGACCCAGACTGGAATCCATCTACGGATGCCCAAGCTCGTGAACGAGCGTGGAGATTGGGACAAAAAAGAGACGTTGTAGTGTACCGCCTAATGACTGCTGGAacaattgaagaaaagatatatcATCGCCAAATTTTTAAACAGTTTCTgacaaataaaattttgaaagatccAAAGCAGCGGcgattttttaaaatgaCCGATTTAcatgatttattttcattggGTAACGataaggaagaaggaacaGAGACTGGAAACATGTTTTTGGGAGCTGAAcgagttttcaaaaaacagCCCTCAAGCCATGgggaagaaaaaagtggaaagcaaaaatcCCGTAAAGAGGTTGATGGGAATAATCCGGAGGAAAAGAAtcgaaaagtttttgataAAATTGGTATTGCTTCTatggaaaaatttaaaCCACCAGAGGATACTGGTGTTACAAAAGGCACGTCTTCTAAAAATACACGTGGCGATGAATCCGTACTCGATGATATTTTTGCGAGTGCCGGAATTCAAAGTACGTTAAAGCATGATGAAATTATGGAAGCTTCTCAACCCGAGACTTTACTcgtagaaaaagaagcttcaaGAGTTGCCAATGATGCTGTGCGTGCTGTCGCCAATTCTCGACGACAGCGGGTCGCTGCTAATCGGAACAAAACCGATCCTCCTACCGGTAATATTTCACGTCAGAATATAGCTTCTGCAAGTCCCCAGGCTTCTGGTCCAGTTAGCTCCAGTACATTATTGGCTCGCCTCAAGCAAAGGCGTTAA
- the tho1 gene encoding THO complex subunit Tho1, translating to MGMDVKHSLIKKFTDIYSIKNIPSFEEQPLDTNFKEFVNSEIWSKITSEFYNSLEFETAIRFRCYEIRSENQNFEENVKELFLILDLLVVLNEIDASYCDAIFPFLIIEELMDIHRLKECRKLYEYFETRSVLLDGLVSNRGRGPVLLRISNELLRRLSGQVDPALCGRIHILLSKAFAPEERSGSNFRGDFNLENPVISTKISSPNIPASDGNEASYSQKVLNIYEVFWNLQDLLVQPPKIAQDAGNMQKFLDSANAILESFEAIQKNTFFLDNPKPTIDPTSSALLPEKYTVINDNLCPNYIRSLPLFDFQLIDETFRLHFLLQAIILCDFLLDYSKERVDSRRTRPFTNKAVAPNASLSDEDEKNVSALLNRIYALLREVKNGDYVETITSVVNVENNWKSWKGYGCLSFEKPLLDKSVLDEAAAGLKKVASTPPKIRYAMGNAPLTKIWQNAGENSLEDLKKEERYRIPTPQSFFPGVKHDSAEMEDSVKEDEQEYYRQAKASKTWLAFRSAINSHLEAFEYAGLGELELLTQAIEGNATLEKPTTNINPAFDINIVEEGDEMLREKVIKEGKKQEAQEATPMDEDKGSEGKGQQLVEPATTKEEAKKPSDQEDVPTHSHRENGKENTGNENDDKKDIADDKSKSASEEESIKENVPSIETSTTTPKEETKEVQNVESSESKKRSREEGDKNEENTSSSPKRQKTEDKVGADN from the exons ATGGGAATGGATGTCAAACATTCCTTGATTAAGAAGTTTACAGATATTTACTCAATTAAGAATATTCCAAGCTTTGAAGAGCAACCATTAGATACCAACTTTAAGGAATTCGTGAATAGTGAAATATGGTCGAAAATCACTTCTGAGTTTTATAACTctcttgaatttgaaacTGCCATTCGTTTTCGCTGTTATGAAATTAGA tctgaaaatcaaaattttgaagagaaCGTTAAGGAGCTATTCTTAATCCTAGATTTGTTGgttgttttgaatgaaattgaCGCTTCTTACTGTGATGCAATCTTCCCGTTTTTAATCATTGAAGAACTGATGGACATTCATAGATTAAAGGAGTGCCGAAAACTGTATGAATATTTTGAGACAAGATCGGTTCTTTTGGATGGATTAGTCAGTAATCGTGGACGGGGACCTGTTTTACTGCGTATTTCAAACGAGTTATTGCGTCGGCTTTCGGGACAAGTTGATCCTGCTCTATGTGGACGCATTCATATTTTACTCAGTAAAGCTTTCGCACCCGAAGAAAGGAGTGGCTCTAATTTTCGTGGTGACTTTAATCTGGAAAATCCAGTCATCAGTACCAAAATTTCATCACCTAATATCCCTGCGTCGGATGGAAATGAAGCTTCTTACTCACAGAAAGTGCTCAATATATATGAGGTGTTTTGGAATTTACAAGATCTGCTCGTCCAACCACCAAAAATTGCACAGGACGCTGGTAATATGCAAAAGTTTTTGGATTCCGCAAATGCTATTTTAGAGTCATTTGAGgctattcaaaaaaacacattctttttggacAATCCAAAGCCTACGATAGACCCTACGTCCAGTGCTTTGCTTCCGGAAAAATATACAGTTATTAACGATAATTTATGCCCGAATTACATTCGTTCCCTTCCTCTTTTTGACTTTCAATTGATAGATGAAACGTTCCGTCTCCACTTTTTGCTCCAAGCTATTATTTTGtgtgattttcttttagattattcaaaagaacGAGTAGATTCGCGTCGAACTCGACCTTTCACAAATAAAGCTGTAGCACCTAATGCAAGCTTATCTGATGAAGAC gaaaagaatgtttcAGCGTTACTCAATCGGATTTATGCACTTTTAAGAGAAGTAAAGAACGGTGATTACGTCGAAACAATTACATCGGTTGTTAACGTGGAAAATAATTGGAAAAGTTGGAAAGGATATGGATGTCTGTCATTTGAGAAGCCTTTGCTCGATAAGTCTGTTCTGGACGAAGCTGCTGCAGGTTTAAAAAAGGTTGCAAGTACTCCTCCTAAAATCCGTTATGCCATGGGTAATGCTCCGCTTACCAAAATATGGCAAAATGCTGGAGAGAATTCTTTAGAAgacttgaaaaaagaagaaagatatCGAATACCTACTCCTCAAAGCTTTTTCCCTGGTGTAAAGCATGATTCTGCCGAAATGGAAGATTCGGTAAAGGAAGATGAGCAAGAATATTATCGACAAGCAAAGGCTTCAAAAACCTGGCTCGCATTTCGTTCTGCAATCAATTCGCATCTAGAGGCTTTTGAATATGCTGGATTGGGTGAATTAGAGCTATTAACACAAGCTATTGAAGGTAATGCGACATTGGAAAAGCCGACAACAAATATTAATCCTGCATTTGACATTAATATCGTCGAGGAAGGTGATGAAATGTTACGTGAAAAGGTGATaaaagaagggaaaaaacAGGAGGCCCAAGAAGCTACGCCGATGGACGAAGACAAAGGATCAGAAGGCAAAGGACAGCAGCTAGTTGAGCCTGCAACTACAAaggaagaagcaaaaaagcCGAGTGATCAAGAGGATGTACCTACACACTCCCATAGGGAAAAtgggaaagaaaatactggaaatgaaaacgatgacaaaaaagatattgcCGACGACAAATCAAAATCAGCATCGGAAGAGGAATccattaaagaaaatgttcCCTCCATTGAAACTTCTACAACAACACCTAAGGAAGAAACGAAGGAAGTCCAGAATGTCGAAAGTTCAGAGAGTAAGAAGCGATCCCGAGAAGAGGGGgataaaaatgaagaaaatactAGTTCAAGTCCAAAGCGTCAAAAAACGGAAGATAAAGTTGGCGCGGATAACTAA
- the got1 gene encoding Golgi transport protein Got1, with amino-acid sequence MWLSEVQKIGIGVTSLGLLFMILGVIMLFDGPLLSLGNILSVSGVFMIVGPAKSANFFLRKERMVGTLSFVGGFLLTILRFPIIGFFLECLGFFNLFRVFYPIIITFLRSLPYIGPFIDRLTSYQQSPV; translated from the exons aTGTGGCTTTCTGAAGTACAAA aaattgGAATTGGTGTAACAAGTTTGGGGCTGCTCTTTATGATATTG GGAGTAATCATGTTGTTTGACGGCCCTTTATTGTCCCTTGGAAAT ATATTGTCTGTGTCAGGCGTATTCATGATTGTAGGACCGGCCAAATCAGcaaacttctttttaagaaaagaaagaatggtGGGAACCTTGAGCTTTGTAGGTGGATTTCTGCTCACTATTCTACGCTTTCCTATCattggtttctttcttgaatGCCTGGGCTTCTTTAACCTATTCCGGGTCTTTTATCCCATTATAATTACCTTTCTGAGATCTTTGCCTTATATTGGACCTTTTATTGATCGCTTGACTTCTTACCAGCAAAGTCCTGTGTAA
- the mam301 gene encoding multi-pass membrane and CBS domain protein, whose translation MNLLRSGKLSLAYVLLFLVVGLRKYAVAFPLALKEKAASGGFPAPAEYNVILKNPSNFSYYSKLLISAFLVLLGGVFAGLTIGLMGCDEVYLQVLEQSGDEYERKHANKVLGLLNRGKHWVLVTLLLGNVIVNETLPIVFDSIIGGGWPAVLISTGAIVIFGEVIPQALCVRYGLSIGAKLEPLVLFMMYLLMPIAYPTALLLDACLGEDHGTMYRKAGLKTLVTLHRDLGLDKLNQDEVTIITAVLDLREKSAKSIMTPIENVFTLPTDRVVDEQLIGDIICAGYSRIPVHRPGFPHDFIGMLLTKTLIGYDPDDCWPVSRFALATLPQTFPDTSCLDLLNYCQEGKSHMILISDHPGEKFGTLGVITLEDIIEELIGEEIIDETDVYIDVHKGLPRVTYNNEFWDRLFHRSHLNTMAALTKSRLTATNGETHTDDQRPILNPRNAAMNPRYVPNERVKVKTPVSIKNETSYGSMEASNESVASLSKKVGKVETEIEAHSKSIPTKEEHTSEDISQREVENQANEGDESHDTHLQHHRESNASPIDYNKIAERGFNQMNNKESTKKQFKSNVDSLATMDRKTDSGSSVSEKTFTGKRVRLGNVIESNLVSADGIERIVIEPYERTANENSEDIVEMVERNGILVPKVSITNSDSHEENEFLNVSDANTPSPDNHIGAVSSRSSKNKKKKRKNKNKK comes from the coding sequence ATGAACCTGTTACGTTCAGGGAAATTATCATTAGCATAtgtacttttgtttcttgttgTGGGTTTGAGAAAGTATGCGGTAGCATTCCCTTTAGCTTTAAAAGAGAAGGCTGCCTCAGGTGGCTTTCCAGCGCCGGCTGAGTATAACGTTATTCTAAAAAATCCTTCCAATTTCTCCTATTATTCGAAATTGCTCATAAGTGCTTTCTTGGTCTTGTTGGGTGGTGTTTTTGCAGGACTTACGATCGGTCTTATGGGATGTGACGAAGTATATCTGCAAGTTTTGGAGCAGAGTGGTGATGAAtacgaaagaaaacacgCGAACAAAGTTTTAGGACTCTTGAATCGCGGTAAGCACTGGGTTTTGGTCACTTTGTTGTTGGGCAACGTTATTGTGAATGAAACCTTGCCAATTGTATTCGATAGTATCATCGGCGGTGGGTGGCCAGCAGTTTTGATTTCAACGGGGGCGATTGTGATTTTTGGCGAAGTCATTCCGCAAGCTTTATGTGTCCGTTATGGATTGTCGATCGGTGCTAAATTGGAACCGTTGGTGCTGTTTATGATGTACTTGCTTATGCCAATTGCTTATCCAACGGCTTTGCTCTTGGATGCCTGCTTAGGAGAAGATCATGGTACCATGTATAGAAAGGCTGGTTTGAAAACTCTCGTTACTTTGCATAGAGACTTGGGGTTGGATAAACTGAATCAAGATGAAGTGACGATCATTACGGCTGTTTTAGATTTACGGGAAAAATCAGCCAAGAGTATTATGACGCCCATTGAGAATGTCTTTACCCTTCCGACGGACCGTGTTGTGGATGAACAACTAATTGGCGATATCATTTGTGCTGGTTATTCGCGGATTCCAGTACACAGGCCAGGATTTCCTCATGATTTCATCGGCATGCTGCTTACGAAAACACTCATCGGTTATGACCCAGATGACTGTTGGCCTGTGAGCAGATTTGCTCTTGCAACGTTGCCTCAAACTTTTCCGGATACCTCTTGCttggatttattgaattattGTCAAGAAGGTAAAAGCCATATGATTCTAATTTCTGATCACCCTGGTGAAAAGTTTGGTACTCTAGGTGTCATTACCCTTGAAGACATAATTGAAGAGTTAATTGGAGAGGAAATTATTGATGAGACAGATGTTTACATTGATGTTCATAAAGGGTTGCCACGTGTGACCTACAATAATGAATTTTGGGACAGATTGTTCCATCGCTCTCATTTGAATACAATGGCTGCCTTAACGAAAAGCCGTCTTACAGCAACGAACGGTGAAACTCATACGGATGACCAACGCCCAATCTTGAATCCTAGAAATGCGGCCATGAATCCTCGGTACGTTCCAAATGAACGAGTGAAAGTAAAGACACCTGTCAGCATTAAGAACGAGACAAGCTATGGAAGTATGGAAGCGTCAAATGAAAGTGTCGCttctctttccaaaaaagttGGCAAGGTTGAGACAGAAATAGAGGCGCATTCGAAAAGTATACCAACTAAGGAAGAACACACTTCCGAGGATATTTCTCAGCGTGAGGTGGAAAATCAGGCGAATGAAGGCGATGAGAGCCACGATACACATCTCCAACATCACAGGGAAAGTAACGCATCCCCAATCGATTACAACAAGATTGCTGAGCGTGGTTTTAATCAGATGAACAATAAAGAGTCTacgaaaaaacaattcaagTCTAATGTGGATTCCTTGGCAACCATGGACAGAAAGACAGATAGTGGGTCTTCAGTTTCCGAAAAGACTTTTACAGGAAAAAGAGTAAGGCTCGGTAATGTCATTGAAAGTAATCTCGTGTCTGCGGATGGTATTGAGCGCATTGTCATTGAGCCATATGAAAGAACTGCTAACGAGAATTCGGAAGATATTGTTGAAATGGTTGAAAGAAATGGTATTCTTGTACCCAAAGTCAGCATTACAAATAGTGATTctcatgaagaaaatgaatttttaaatgtCAGTGATGCCAATACGCCTAGTCCCGACAATCATATCGGTGCTGTTTCGTCGCGATcttctaaaaataaaaagaaaaaaagaaagaataaaaacaaaaagtga
- the tum1 gene encoding mitochondrial thiosulfate sulfurtransferase, involved in tRNA wobble position thiolation Tum1, which yields MLMANTKMTTLVNAKSVVQLIKEQAQKSVLLDATWYLPTESNDGKREFFQNRLPGARFFGIDEAKDHRIALPHMLPPTEEFAAYVGNLGIDRNTNVIIYDRKGFFSSPRVYWTFKVFGHKNVFLFPNAFADWKANGHGLETENPSTPAKVNYEDAKINKSLVASFEDISQVLKDPSKSNTRIIDARPQARFTGTAPEIRPGMASGHIPTSINIPFTDLVKPGITEPKPTEELEEIFAKHGLHDKSAPIITSCGSGVTASVLFVALELCGFTNVRVYDESWSGYGQRALKDSSLLATGP from the exons atgctTATGGCAAACACAAAGATGACCACTTTAGTAAACGCCAAGAGCGTCGTTCAGCTTATTAAGGAACAGGCTCAAAAATCAGTTCTTTTGGATGCTACCTGGTACTTACCTACAGAATCCAACGATGGAAAACGGGagttctttcaaaatcgaCTGCCAGGAGCTCGGTTTTTTGGGATTGATGAAGCCAAAGATCATCGTATTGCCTTACCTCACATGCTTCCTCCAACCGAGGAGTTCGCTGCCTACGTAGGAAATCTTGGAATCGATCGAAAC ACAAATGTAATAATATATGAtagaaaaggatttttcTCCTCTCCCCGTGTTTATTGGACCTTTAAAGTCTTTGGTCATaaaaatgtatttttattcCCAAATGCATTTGCAGACTGGAAAGCTAATGGGCATGGATTAGAAACGGAGAATCCTTCTACTCCTGCTAAAGTCAATTATGAAGatgcaaaaataaacaaaagcttaGTTGCCTCTTTTGAAGATATCTCCCAGGTCCTGAAAGACCcttcaaaaagcaatactCGCATCATTGACGCTCGCCCTCAAGCCAGATTTACTGGTACTGCTCCTGAAATCCGACCTGGCATGGCAAGTGGACATATTCCAACATCTATCAACATTCCTTTCACTGATCTTGTTAAACCCGGAATCACCGAGCCCAAGCCTACagaagaacttgaagaaatttttgCAAAGCATGGCCTCCATGATAAATCTGCTCCCATTATCACCTCTTGTGGTTCCGGTGTAACTGCCTCTGTGCTTTTCGTTGCTCTTGAACTATGTGGATTTACAAATGTTCGTGTTTACGATGAATCTTGGAGTGGGTATGGTCAACGTGCCTTgaaagattcttctttattagCTACCGGTCCTTAG